The genomic stretch GAGGCCGATGGGCATGTCGGCAGCGATCACCTTCCACTGGGCCTTGGAACTCTTGAGCCCGCGCTTGAGCCAGTCCAGTTGCTCGCGCCCGAGGAAAGGCTTGGCCGCGCCGAGGTTGTCGTCGTTGGCCCCGCGGTAGCTGCGCATGTCGAGCACGAACACTTCCAGCATCGGCCCGTATTTCAGCCGACGGTAGATCCGCCCGCCGCCGTCGGCGGCCTGCCGGCGCATCGGCGCGTATTCGAGCCAGGCACGGCGGGCGCGGCCCACCAGGGTGTGGATGTCCTTCCCTTGGTAGCGCTCGTCGAGCTGCTTGCCCGGCGACCAGTTGTTCACCACTTCATGGTCGTCCCACTGCCAGATCTGCGGCACCTCGGCGTTGAACCGGCGGACGTTCTCGTCCATCAGGTTGTAACGGTAGTTGCCGCGGTACTCGTCGAGGGTTTCGGCGACCTTGCTCTTGGCTTCGCTGGTGAGGTTGCGCCAGATGCGGCCGCCTTCCACGGTCAGTTGCGCCGGCACCGGGCCGTCGGCGTAGATGGTGTCGCCGCTGTGGATGAAGAAGTCCGGCAGGCGCAGGCGCATGGCTTCGTAGATGCGCATGCCGCCGATGTCCGGATTGATGCCGAAGCCCTGGCCGACCGTGTCGCCGCTCCAGACGAAACGGATGTCGCGCGCAGCCTGCGGTGCGCTGCGCAGGTGGCCCAGCCACGGCTCGCTGGCGACGCCGGTGCGGGCGTCTTCGAAGTGCACGCGATAAAAGATCGCCTGGTTGGCGGGCAGGCCGGTGAGCTCGACCCGGGCGGTGAAGTCGGTGCCGGCATCGGCCAGCGCCGAGACGACGCGACGCGGATTGCCGAAGCGGCTGCGGGTGTCCCACTCCACCACCATCTTCGCCGGGCGGTCGGTGCGGCTCCAGATCATGGCGCGGTCGCCCAGCAGGTCGCCGGACTGCACGCCGTCGGTGAGTTTCGGCCGGTCCTTGACCGAGGCGATCACGGCCGGCGCCATGCCCGGCACCAGCAATCCGGCGCCGACGACCTGCATGACCCGTCGGCGACCGAGGTCGAATTCGCTCATGGTGTTCTCCCTGAAAAAGGAAAACTAAAGCACGGCTTCATGACCTCGGAGTGACACCCGTCCAAGGCCACAGCCGTCCCGCCACAGACTGGCGCTCAAGCCGCGCTGGGCTCCACGGCCAGCTCCACCGATTCCGGCCGCTTGACCACCGCATACGCCACCGCCGTCAGCAGACTCCCCGCGACAATCGCCAGCAGGTACAGCAACGCATGGTTGATCGCGTTCGGAATCGCCATCACGAACAGCCCGCCATGGGGCGCCATCAGCTTGCAGCCGAAGTACATCGACAACGCACCGGTCAGCGCGCCGCCGGCGATGCTCGCCGGGATCACCCGCAGCGGATCCTTGGCGGCGAACGGGATCGCGCCTTCAGAGATGAAGCACAGCCCCAGCACCAGCGCCGCCTTGCCGGCCTCGCGCTCGGTCTGGGCGAACTTGCGCCGGGCGAGGAACGTGGCGAGGCCGAGGCCGATCGGCGGCACCATGCCGGCGGCCATGGTCGCTGCCATCGGCGCGTAGCTCTGCGATGCCAGCAACCCCACCGAAAACGCGTACGCGGCCTTGTTGATCGGCCCGCCGAGGTCGACGCACATCATGCCGCCCAGCAGCACGCCGAGCAGGATCGCGTTGGTGGTGCCCATGCTGTCGAGAAAATGCGTGAGCGCCGCGAGCATGCCCGCCACCGGTTTGCCGACCACGTAGATCATCACCAGCCCGGTGAACAGGCTGGCGAACAACGGGATGATCAGGATCGGCTTCAACGCCTCAAGGCTTTGCGGCAAGGCCACATAGCGGCTGATGGCCTTGGCCGTGTAGCCGGCGATGAACCCCGCGACGATCCCGCCGATGAACCCGGCGCCGAGGGTGCTAGCCAGCAGGCCACCGATCATCCCCGGCGCCAGGCCCGGGCGGTCGGCGATGGAATAGGCGATGTAGCCGGCCAGCAACGGCACCATCAGCTTGAACGCAGTCTCGCCGCCGATCTGCATCAGCGCCGCCGCCAGCGTGCCCTCTTCCTTGAACGCGGTGATGCCGAACACGAACGACAGCGCGATCATCAGCCCCCCCGCCACCACCATCGGCAGCATGAACGACACACCGGTCAGCAGGTGCTTGTAGACGCCGGTCTTCTCTTGTTTCGGCGCAGCCTTTGCGTCGCCTGCGGCGCTTTCCGGCTTGCCCTCGGCCAGGGCCTTCTTCAGCGTGGCGTCGGACTGCTTGAGGGCGATGCCGGTGCCGCAGCGGTAGATCCGTTTGCCGGCGAAACGCTCGGTGGCGACTTCGATGTCCGCCGCCAGCAGCACCACGTCCGCCTCGGCGATGGCCGCTGCGCTGAGCGGATTGCGGGCGCCGACCGAGCCCTGGGTTTCGACCTGCAGCTCATAGCCCAGGCGCTTGGCCGCTTGCTGCAAGGCTTCGGCGGCCATGAACGTGTGGGCGACGCCGGTGGGGCACGCCGTCACGGCCACCAGGCGCGGGGCGCCCGATGCCGCAGGCACGGCTTCTGCGCGATCGGCGACGTGCACGGCGGCCTCGGCGGCCCCGCGCCGCAGCACCGCTTCGACATCCTGCAACGCCTGCGCCGGCGCGATCCGGAACACCCGCTTGCCGATGAACCGGGTCATGTCCACCGGCCCCGTGGCGACCAGCAGCACCCACTCGGCCGCCTCAAGGGTGGCGGCCGACATCCGG from Pseudomonas ekonensis encodes the following:
- a CDS encoding alkaline phosphatase D family protein is translated as MSEFDLGRRRVMQVVGAGLLVPGMAPAVIASVKDRPKLTDGVQSGDLLGDRAMIWSRTDRPAKMVVEWDTRSRFGNPRRVVSALADAGTDFTARVELTGLPANQAIFYRVHFEDARTGVASEPWLGHLRSAPQAARDIRFVWSGDTVGQGFGINPDIGGMRIYEAMRLRLPDFFIHSGDTIYADGPVPAQLTVEGGRIWRNLTSEAKSKVAETLDEYRGNYRYNLMDENVRRFNAEVPQIWQWDDHEVVNNWSPGKQLDERYQGKDIHTLVGRARRAWLEYAPMRRQAADGGGRIYRRLKYGPMLEVFVLDMRSYRGANDDNLGAAKPFLGREQLDWLKRGLKSSKAQWKVIAADMPIGLGVPDGEVSPGVPRWEAVANGAPGPAQGRELEIAELLGFLRAQQVRNFVFLTADVHYCAAHHYHPDRAAFQDFEPFWEFVAGPLNAGSFGPNALDKTFGPEVVFQKAPPTQNASPLAGFQFFGEVNIDGRSGEMSVVLRDLNGVTVFEQKLQPA
- a CDS encoding PTS fructose-like transporter subunit IIB gives rise to the protein MKLAIVTACPNGMVTSVLCARLLEAAAQRQGWSTSVEVVDAAHPERRMSAATLEAAEWVLLVATGPVDMTRFIGKRVFRIAPAQALQDVEAVLRRGAAEAAVHVADRAEAVPAASGAPRLVAVTACPTGVAHTFMAAEALQQAAKRLGYELQVETQGSVGARNPLSAAAIAEADVVLLAADIEVATERFAGKRIYRCGTGIALKQSDATLKKALAEGKPESAAGDAKAAPKQEKTGVYKHLLTGVSFMLPMVVAGGLMIALSFVFGITAFKEEGTLAAALMQIGGETAFKLMVPLLAGYIAYSIADRPGLAPGMIGGLLASTLGAGFIGGIVAGFIAGYTAKAISRYVALPQSLEALKPILIIPLFASLFTGLVMIYVVGKPVAGMLAALTHFLDSMGTTNAILLGVLLGGMMCVDLGGPINKAAYAFSVGLLASQSYAPMAATMAAGMVPPIGLGLATFLARRKFAQTEREAGKAALVLGLCFISEGAIPFAAKDPLRVIPASIAGGALTGALSMYFGCKLMAPHGGLFVMAIPNAINHALLYLLAIVAGSLLTAVAYAVVKRPESVELAVEPSAA